One genomic segment of Candidatus Berkiella aquae includes these proteins:
- the galU gene encoding UTP--glucose-1-phosphate uridylyltransferase GalU, whose protein sequence is MQEKQVTKAIFPVAGLGTRFLPATKASPKEMLPIVDKPLIQYVVEEAVKAGITELVFVTSSSKRAIEDHFDTNYELEQRLQQQGKTELLEMVQNIVPKGVDCIYVRQPQALGLGHAVLCARQVIGEHPFAVLLADDLIDASVSCLEQMMTCYHETHASVIAVQEIAKADSEKYGVIDVAKNWSGQGPINAIVEKPKPTEAPSQYGVVGRYLLTPEIFHHLAKLPPGRGGEIQLTDAIARLLNEQKVMALAFDGTRYDCGSKLGYMQAMITLGLKHPELGADFKHYLQNLIF, encoded by the coding sequence ATGCAAGAAAAACAAGTTACAAAGGCTATTTTCCCTGTTGCAGGATTAGGCACGCGCTTTTTACCTGCAACTAAAGCAAGTCCTAAGGAAATGTTGCCGATTGTTGATAAACCATTGATTCAATATGTTGTTGAAGAAGCAGTGAAAGCCGGTATTACTGAATTAGTGTTTGTGACAAGTAGTTCTAAAAGAGCAATTGAAGATCATTTCGATACCAATTATGAACTTGAACAACGTTTGCAACAACAAGGTAAAACAGAACTCCTTGAAATGGTGCAAAACATTGTCCCTAAAGGCGTAGATTGTATTTATGTCCGGCAGCCTCAAGCATTAGGGCTAGGACATGCCGTACTTTGTGCAAGGCAGGTAATTGGTGAGCATCCTTTTGCCGTTTTATTAGCAGATGATCTTATTGATGCCTCCGTCTCTTGTCTTGAACAAATGATGACTTGTTATCATGAAACCCATGCGAGCGTCATTGCTGTTCAAGAAATTGCCAAAGCAGATTCAGAGAAATATGGCGTGATTGATGTTGCAAAAAATTGGTCAGGTCAAGGTCCGATTAATGCGATTGTCGAGAAACCAAAACCAACGGAGGCACCTTCACAATATGGTGTTGTTGGACGTTATTTACTCACGCCCGAAATATTCCATCATCTAGCCAAACTGCCACCAGGACGTGGGGGTGAAATTCAATTAACCGATGCGATTGCACGATTATTAAACGAACAAAAAGTAATGGCTTTAGCATTTGATGGTACTCGCTATGACTGCGGCAGCAAGCTTGGATATATGCAAGCGATGATCACATTAGGTTTAAAACATCCAGAACTTGGGGCAGATTTT
- a CDS encoding polysaccharide biosynthesis protein, which translates to MKAVWLQWRSRWAAFVHDFLSIPVAWFGAYWLRFNLDQIPQEILTQALYMLPWVIVFQAIGFWVFGLYRGVWRFASIPDLTRIVKAIIMGSLITLLAIFLSTRLQNIPRSVIPLYSMLLLLILGGSRFVYRWSKDKRYLTGRGQRVLIVGAGVAGESLVRDLLRDESSSYLPIAFVDDREQKLGRELHGIRVVGTCDDIPEVVKRFTVDMILIALPSANASEMRRIVAICESTHKPARTLPGMNDLVSGLVSVKNLREISLEDLLGRDPVTLDWQAISNSLAGKVVLVSGGGGSIGSELCRQVMKLEPSHLIIVDNSEYNLFCVQQELLSKLSHDKTQVHFQLIDVCDMFAISRLLTQFKVQVIFHAAAYKHVPLLEPQIRAAVKNNILGTYNLAQAAALEQIEKFVLVSTDKAVNPTNVMGATKRIAELVCQYFNERFSTAFITVRFGNVLGSRGSVVETFQQQLEKGGPLTVTHPEVMRYFMTVQEASQLILQALTIGAGGELFVLDMGEPIKIRYMAEQMIRLAGKRKDEDIRIEYVGLRPGEKLFEELFHKREQLASTSHNKILKAHPRVLEKKFEKSLLALQVAVNECQEQEIFRIIKELVPELRHARQVKNTLTQATSEQTETMV; encoded by the coding sequence ATGAAAGCAGTATGGTTGCAATGGCGTAGTCGTTGGGCTGCGTTTGTGCATGATTTTCTGAGCATTCCGGTTGCTTGGTTTGGTGCATATTGGTTGCGCTTTAATCTAGATCAAATCCCACAAGAAATTTTGACGCAAGCATTATACATGCTGCCATGGGTGATTGTTTTCCAGGCTATTGGCTTTTGGGTTTTTGGACTCTATCGGGGAGTATGGCGATTTGCTTCTATCCCTGATCTAACCCGTATTGTTAAAGCTATTATCATGGGTAGCTTAATAACTTTGCTTGCGATATTTTTATCCACTCGTTTGCAAAACATTCCTCGCTCAGTTATCCCACTTTATAGCATGTTATTGTTGCTTATCTTAGGTGGTTCGCGCTTTGTGTATCGTTGGTCAAAAGATAAGCGTTACCTGACAGGTCGTGGACAACGAGTGCTGATAGTCGGTGCGGGTGTTGCAGGTGAAAGTTTAGTACGCGATTTACTACGAGATGAGAGTAGCAGTTATTTACCGATTGCTTTTGTCGATGATCGTGAACAAAAACTAGGACGTGAACTTCATGGTATTCGTGTTGTGGGTACTTGTGATGATATTCCTGAAGTGGTTAAACGTTTCACGGTTGATATGATTTTAATCGCGCTACCTTCAGCGAATGCCTCTGAAATGCGTCGAATTGTTGCCATCTGTGAATCAACACACAAACCTGCGAGAACGTTGCCAGGCATGAATGATTTAGTCTCTGGCTTAGTGTCCGTGAAAAATTTAAGAGAAATTTCATTAGAAGATTTATTAGGTAGAGATCCGGTGACCTTAGATTGGCAAGCTATCAGTAATAGCCTTGCGGGTAAGGTCGTTTTAGTCAGCGGTGGTGGTGGCTCCATTGGTTCTGAGCTTTGTCGGCAAGTGATGAAACTCGAACCGAGTCATCTCATCATTGTGGATAATAGTGAGTACAACCTATTTTGTGTGCAACAAGAATTGCTCAGCAAATTATCTCACGATAAAACGCAAGTTCACTTTCAGTTAATTGATGTTTGCGACATGTTTGCTATTTCAAGATTACTGACCCAATTTAAAGTACAAGTTATATTTCATGCCGCAGCTTATAAGCACGTACCTTTGCTTGAACCGCAGATACGTGCGGCAGTAAAGAACAATATTTTAGGTACCTATAATTTGGCTCAAGCCGCTGCTTTAGAGCAGATTGAAAAATTTGTACTCGTTTCAACTGACAAAGCCGTCAATCCTACTAACGTGATGGGGGCGACCAAGCGGATTGCTGAATTAGTCTGTCAGTATTTTAATGAACGGTTTTCCACCGCATTCATCACGGTGCGTTTTGGTAATGTCTTGGGATCGAGGGGCTCAGTTGTTGAGACTTTTCAACAACAATTAGAAAAAGGTGGTCCATTGACGGTAACTCATCCTGAAGTGATGCGTTACTTCATGACAGTCCAAGAAGCAAGCCAATTAATATTGCAAGCGCTTACGATAGGTGCAGGTGGTGAATTATTTGTGTTGGATATGGGTGAGCCAATCAAAATTCGTTACATGGCAGAGCAAATGATTAGGCTAGCGGGCAAACGAAAAGACGAAGATATTCGAATCGAGTATGTCGGCTTAAGGCCTGGTGAAAAATTATTTGAAGAGCTATTCCATAAGCGAGAACAACTTGCTTCAACTTCTCATAATAAGATTTTGAAGGCACATCCGCGTGTTTTAGAGAAGAAGTTTGAAAAAAGTTTACTGGCATTACAAGTTGCGGTGAATGAATGTCAAGAACAGGAAATATTCCGCATTATTAAAGAGCTTGTGCCGGAATTACGCCATGCACGCCAAGTGAAAAATACACTCACTCAAGCGACATCAGAGCAAACTGAAACAATGGTTTAA
- a CDS encoding glycosyltransferase family 4 protein, giving the protein MTWLAYLILLFGLSCIGVGIFRAYAIDKGMLDQPGPRSSHIAPTPRGGGVIFFFGWLLLIAVLFHYRVIGEDCLWLFSPAAVVGLMGFWEDHKGLSVATRFFIQCLCAIGTLFFLQEGGYLLQDYLPFAIPLPIAFFGIVFLMVWMVNLYNFMDGSDGMAAMQGIFIFSMGGFFLFQAQGFELAILAWGLVALLMGFLVWNWPVAQVFMGDCGSYFLGFLVSVYALVSNQYYQIPLAAWGILTSLFWFDATITLVRRMLAGQKWYEPHRSHAYQRMIQHGWGHRKVLIASMFVNAVLSVLAWICVYEPRLQVFAFAGAVIFLLCLYLMVEAAKPMFVPFYKN; this is encoded by the coding sequence ATGACTTGGCTTGCTTATTTAATATTATTATTCGGGCTCAGTTGTATTGGCGTGGGCATCTTTCGGGCATATGCCATTGATAAAGGCATGCTTGATCAGCCTGGTCCTCGTTCATCTCATATTGCCCCAACCCCAAGGGGTGGTGGCGTCATCTTTTTCTTTGGTTGGCTCTTATTGATTGCGGTTCTTTTTCATTATCGAGTCATTGGCGAGGATTGCTTATGGTTATTTTCGCCTGCTGCTGTCGTGGGGTTAATGGGATTTTGGGAAGATCATAAAGGATTGTCTGTTGCCACTCGATTTTTTATTCAATGTCTTTGTGCGATTGGCACGTTATTCTTCCTGCAAGAAGGAGGATATTTGCTGCAAGACTATTTGCCATTTGCAATCCCTTTACCTATCGCCTTTTTTGGCATCGTCTTTCTGATGGTATGGATGGTTAATCTTTATAATTTCATGGATGGCTCCGATGGAATGGCTGCCATGCAAGGTATTTTTATCTTTTCGATGGGCGGATTCTTCCTGTTTCAGGCACAAGGCTTTGAATTAGCGATCCTTGCTTGGGGATTGGTTGCATTATTAATGGGCTTCTTAGTGTGGAATTGGCCAGTGGCCCAAGTATTTATGGGAGATTGCGGAAGCTACTTCTTGGGCTTTTTAGTCTCTGTTTATGCTTTGGTCAGTAATCAATACTATCAAATCCCATTAGCCGCCTGGGGTATTTTGACGAGCCTTTTCTGGTTTGATGCCACCATTACGCTTGTGCGTCGTATGCTTGCCGGACAAAAATGGTATGAGCCTCATCGCAGTCATGCCTATCAACGCATGATTCAACATGGGTGGGGGCATCGAAAAGTGCTCATCGCCTCAATGTTTGTCAACGCTGTCTTAAGCGTTTTAGCATGGATTTGTGTTTACGAGCCTCGCTTGCAAGTGTTTGCTTTTGCAGGGGCTGTGATTTTCCTTCTATGTCTTTACTTGATGGTTGAAGCGGCCAAGCCTATGTTTGTACCCTTCTACAAAAATTAA
- the pyrF gene encoding orotidine-5'-phosphate decarboxylase: MSAVSNKIIVALDFENEAPLNDLVAKLDPTQCRLKIGKTLFTQYGPQWVAKLQAQGFDIFLDLKFHDIPQQVSGACYAAAKLGVWMTNVHASGGIAMLKAAKAGIDRAEQETGKRTLLIGVTLLTSLTEQDAKQIGYQGSMQENVMRLATLCHEAGLDGVVCSAEEASMLKKAFGPQFLCVTPGIRLPEDSKQDQQRVMTPENAIKAGSDYLVIGRSITHAKTPTQVLHQIHESIVAI, encoded by the coding sequence TTGGTCGCGAAGCTCGATCCGACTCAATGCCGGTTAAAGATCGGTAAAACCTTGTTTACCCAATACGGTCCACAATGGGTTGCTAAATTACAAGCGCAGGGATTTGATATTTTCTTAGATTTAAAATTTCATGATATTCCCCAGCAAGTATCTGGTGCTTGTTATGCGGCAGCGAAACTTGGGGTATGGATGACCAATGTGCATGCCTCAGGTGGTATTGCGATGCTCAAAGCCGCAAAAGCGGGAATTGATAGAGCAGAGCAAGAAACTGGCAAACGAACGCTGTTAATTGGTGTGACATTATTAACGAGTTTAACAGAACAAGATGCGAAGCAAATTGGTTATCAGGGCAGTATGCAAGAGAATGTGATGCGTTTAGCAACACTGTGCCATGAAGCGGGTTTAGATGGGGTTGTGTGTTCTGCTGAAGAAGCTTCCATGTTGAAAAAAGCATTTGGTCCTCAATTTCTTTGTGTCACCCCAGGGATCCGCTTACCTGAAGATAGTAAACAAGATCAACAACGGGTGATGACGCCGGAAAATGCAATAAAAGCAGGAAGTGATTATCTAGTGATTGGTCGTTCAATTACCCATGCCAAAACCCCAACACAAGTATTACATCAAATTCATGAGAGTATTGTCGCGATATGA